A genome region from Nycticebus coucang isolate mNycCou1 chromosome 22, mNycCou1.pri, whole genome shotgun sequence includes the following:
- the PEF1 gene encoding peflin, with protein sequence MASYPYGQGCPGAAGQAPGGPPGSYYPGPPLGGGQYGSGLPPGGGYGGPAPGGPYGPPAGGGPYGHPSGTPGGPYGGAAPGGPYGRPPPNSYGAQQPGPYGQGGVPPSVDPEAYSWFQSVDSDHSGYISIKELKQALVNSNWSSFNDETCLMMINMFDKTKSGRMDVYGFSALWKFIQQWKNLFQQYDRDHSGSISHMELQQALSQMGYNLSPQFTQLLVSRYCPRSANPAMQLDRFIQVCTQLQVLTEAFREKDTAVQGNIRLSFEDFVTMTASRML encoded by the exons ATGGCCAGCTACCCGTACGGGCAG GGCTGCCCAGGAGCTGCAGGACAAGCCCCAGGAGGCCCTCCGGGTAGCTACTACCCTGGACCCCCCCTTGGTGGAGGGCAGTATGGCAGTGGGCTACCCCCTGGTGGTGGCTATGGGGGTCCTGCCCCTGGAGGGCCTTATGGACCACCAGCTGGTGGAGGGCCCTACGGACACCCCTCTGGAACTCCAGGGGGACCATATGGTGGTGCAGCCCCAGGAGGCCCCTATGGTCGACCACCTCCAAATTCTTATGGTGCCCAGCAACCTGGGCCTTATGGACAGG GTGGTGTCCCCCCCAGTGTGGATCCTGAGGCCTATTCCTGGTTCCAGTCAGTGGACTCTGATCACAGTGGCTACATCTCCATCAAAGAGCTGAAGCAGGCTCTGGTCAACTCCAACTGGTCCTCATTCAATGATGAGACATGCCTCATGATGATAA aCATGTTTGACAAGACCAAGTCTGGTCGCATGGATGTCTACGGTTTCTCAGCCCTGTGGAAATTCATCCAGCAGTGGAAGAACCTCTTTCAGCAGTACGACCGGGACCACTCGGGCTCCATTAGCCACATGGAGCTGCAGCAAG CTCTGTCCCAGATGGGCTACAATCTGAGCCCCCAGTTCACCCAGCTCCTGGTTTCCCGCTACTGCCCACGCTCTGCCAATCCTGCCATGCAGCTCGACCGCTTCATTCAGGTGTGCACCCAGCTGCAGGTGCTGACTGAGGCCTTCCGGGAGAAGGACACAGCTGTACAGGGAAACATTCGGCTCAGCTTTGAGGACTTCGTCACCATGACAGCTTCCCGGATGCTATGA